A stretch of Synechococcus sp. MIT S9220 DNA encodes these proteins:
- the murQ gene encoding N-acetylmuramic acid 6-phosphate etherase, with the protein MADVPSIGSGSGSALVSPSDDRGYLLTEQVNPASDQLDQLSTDALVELFIDEDRRPQEAVFAARKALSQAVDAIAERLQRSGRLFYLGAGTSGRLGVLDAAECPPTFCSPPELVQGILAGGAPALLRSSEGLEDLESAAITDLQERGFRAEDCLVGIAAGGTTPYVRGGLSYAKQLGALTIAMACVPSEQAPLPCAIDIRLLTGPELLTGSTRLKAGTATKMALNILSTGVMVRLGKVYGNRMVDVAASNSKLVDRSIRMLRDLLGMKRDAALDLLERAQGSVKRALLMGSCDLGANEADALLEAHAADLRSALASQGKSLSVQS; encoded by the coding sequence TTCGGATGACCGGGGCTATCTGCTCACCGAACAGGTGAATCCAGCGAGTGATCAACTTGATCAGCTCTCCACCGATGCATTGGTCGAGCTGTTCATCGACGAGGATCGCAGGCCCCAAGAGGCTGTGTTTGCGGCGAGAAAGGCTCTGAGCCAGGCCGTTGACGCAATTGCCGAACGACTTCAGCGGAGCGGCCGATTGTTTTATCTGGGTGCTGGCACATCAGGGCGACTTGGCGTTCTGGATGCTGCCGAATGTCCACCCACCTTCTGCAGCCCACCGGAGCTGGTGCAGGGCATTCTTGCCGGGGGTGCTCCGGCTCTGTTGCGGAGTTCCGAGGGTCTTGAAGATCTTGAATCTGCTGCGATCACTGATCTTCAGGAACGTGGTTTTCGCGCGGAGGATTGCTTGGTTGGTATCGCTGCGGGAGGGACGACTCCTTACGTCCGCGGTGGACTCAGCTATGCCAAGCAGCTCGGTGCACTCACGATTGCCATGGCGTGTGTTCCCTCGGAGCAGGCACCTCTGCCTTGCGCGATCGACATTCGACTGCTGACAGGACCTGAGCTGTTGACAGGTTCAACGCGCCTGAAGGCTGGAACGGCCACAAAAATGGCACTGAATATTCTCTCAACAGGCGTGATGGTTCGGCTTGGCAAGGTTTACGGCAACCGGATGGTCGACGTTGCTGCCAGCAACAGCAAGCTTGTTGACCGCTCCATACGGATGCTCAGGGACCTTCTCGGGATGAAACGAGACGCTGCTCTAGATCTGTTGGAACGCGCCCAGGGATCGGTGAAACGTGCACTGCTGATGGGTAGTTGTGATCTGGGGGCGAATGAAGCTGATGCTCTGCTTGAAGCTCATGCTGCTGATCTGAGATCAGCGCTGGCCAGTCAGGGCAAGTCTCTCTCTGTTCAGAGTTGA
- the mtnP gene encoding S-methyl-5'-thioadenosine phosphorylase has protein sequence MSQTASGPELDSARVGVIGGSGLYSINNLESVREVQTDTPFGKPSDALRVGTLHGVEVVFLARHGSQHHLLPSEVPYRANIWAMRSLGVRWLISVSAVGSLREHLRPRDMVVPHQFIDRTRQRPQSFFGDGCVAHVSLADPFCPILSEWLATSAATAMPVGHHLHRGGTYLCMEGPAFSTRAESELYRSWGCDVIGMTNHTEARLAREAEIAYASLSMVTDFDCWHDDHDAVTVDMVIGNLKANATATGPILENLMGNFSKERPESPAHRALEHALMTPPEAVPAATRERLDLFTSPYWGSVQL, from the coding sequence ATGAGTCAAACAGCCTCAGGCCCAGAGCTTGATTCCGCCCGGGTGGGAGTAATCGGTGGCAGCGGTCTTTATTCCATCAACAACCTGGAATCGGTGCGTGAAGTGCAAACCGACACTCCATTTGGCAAGCCATCGGATGCACTGAGAGTCGGAACACTCCATGGCGTTGAGGTGGTTTTTCTGGCTCGTCATGGAAGTCAGCACCATCTGCTTCCCAGCGAAGTGCCGTATCGAGCCAACATCTGGGCCATGCGAAGCCTCGGAGTGCGCTGGCTGATTTCAGTGTCTGCCGTGGGATCGCTGAGAGAACACCTGAGACCACGCGACATGGTGGTGCCGCATCAATTCATCGATCGGACCAGGCAACGCCCTCAGTCATTTTTCGGAGACGGATGCGTTGCGCACGTCAGCTTGGCTGATCCCTTCTGCCCGATCCTCAGTGAATGGTTGGCAACGTCAGCAGCGACCGCCATGCCCGTGGGGCACCATCTGCATCGTGGTGGAACCTATCTCTGCATGGAAGGTCCAGCGTTTTCAACCCGTGCAGAAAGCGAGCTCTACCGAAGCTGGGGTTGCGATGTGATTGGCATGACCAACCACACGGAAGCACGCTTGGCGAGAGAAGCGGAAATCGCCTATGCCTCACTCAGCATGGTGACGGACTTCGACTGCTGGCACGACGACCATGACGCCGTCACCGTGGACATGGTGATCGGCAACCTCAAAGCCAATGCAACGGCAACCGGACCAATCCTGGAAAACTTGATGGGCAACTTCAGCAAAGAGCGGCCCGAATCGCCAGCACACCGAGCACTGGAACATGCGCTGATGACGCCTCCTGAGGCGGTTCCTGCAGCAACCCGTGAGCGCCTCGACCTGTTCACCAGTCCTTACTGGGGCAGCGTTCAACTCTGA
- a CDS encoding peptidylprolyl isomerase, producing the protein MSTDAGDIKLEMFEQDAPNTVANFVKLARDGFYDGLAFHRVIDGFMAQGGCPNSREGSRGTPGTGGPGYMIDCEINSKKHVPGALSMAHAGRNTGGSQFFIVHDAQPHLDGVHTVFGLTGDMDVVMAIKNGTRIQKVTVQDQ; encoded by the coding sequence ATGTCCACGGACGCCGGCGATATCAAGCTGGAGATGTTCGAACAGGACGCTCCCAACACCGTTGCCAATTTTGTCAAGCTTGCGCGTGATGGCTTTTATGACGGGCTTGCCTTCCACCGAGTGATCGACGGTTTCATGGCCCAGGGTGGATGCCCCAATAGCCGTGAGGGTTCACGAGGCACTCCTGGTACAGGCGGTCCCGGTTACATGATCGATTGCGAGATCAACAGCAAAAAGCACGTTCCTGGTGCCCTGTCGATGGCTCATGCCGGTCGCAATACAGGAGGCAGCCAGTTTTTCATCGTCCATGACGCTCAGCCTCACCTGGATGGTGTTCACACCGTTTTCGGACTGACCGGTGATATGGACGTGGTGATGGCCATCAAAAACGGCACACGCATCCAAAAGGTCACCGTTCAGGACCAGTGA
- the ribBA gene encoding bifunctional 3,4-dihydroxy-2-butanone-4-phosphate synthase/GTP cyclohydrolase II, with translation MFDSIPDALAAIRNGECIVVVDDERRENEGDLICAAQFATPEQINFMATDARGLICLAMEGERLDALDLPLMVDRNTDSNQTAFTVSIDAGPENGVSTGISADDRSRTIQVAIQPGSKPSDLRRPGHIFPLRARPGGVLKRAGHTEAAVDLAQMSGLYPSGVICEIQNPDGSMARLPELTIYARERGLKLISIEDLIRYRLDNERFVVRSAQCSLPTEFGSFLAIGYSNELDGSEHVALVKGDPNNLSEPVLVRMHSECLTGDAFGSMRCDCRAQLHTAMKHIEKEGEGVVVYLRQEGRGIGLINKFKAYSLQEGGLDTVEANEKLGFAPDLRNYGVGAQILSDLGIHRLNLLTNNPRKIAGLGGYGLEVVNRVPMESPIGDFNARYLATKKEKLGHLLDTIKLSSHWVLCLDSNSTDDGVLSDLLHRVEQLSETSGLQLYAEQGPRLLALWERPRFVWSLQVSEPDTAAIKSILITMAGWAETSRLGLLHTVNEQQITHPPQTLERKELKLSSLADASQDTAWFPEGNQAALLHWS, from the coding sequence ATGTTCGATTCCATTCCAGATGCTCTTGCGGCCATCCGAAATGGAGAGTGCATTGTGGTTGTGGACGATGAACGCCGGGAAAACGAAGGGGATCTGATCTGTGCAGCACAGTTCGCCACCCCCGAACAGATCAACTTCATGGCCACTGACGCGCGTGGTCTGATCTGTCTCGCCATGGAGGGGGAACGCCTGGATGCACTTGATCTGCCGCTGATGGTGGATCGCAACACCGATTCCAATCAGACAGCTTTCACGGTCAGCATTGATGCGGGCCCTGAGAATGGCGTCTCCACCGGGATCTCAGCGGATGACCGGTCGCGCACAATCCAGGTGGCGATCCAACCAGGTTCCAAGCCATCGGATCTGAGGCGACCCGGACATATTTTCCCGCTCAGAGCTCGGCCAGGAGGTGTTCTCAAGCGAGCAGGACACACCGAAGCGGCAGTGGATCTCGCCCAGATGTCGGGCCTCTATCCATCCGGTGTCATCTGTGAAATCCAGAATCCGGATGGCTCAATGGCACGGCTTCCGGAGCTGACGATCTATGCCCGTGAACGCGGGCTGAAGCTGATCAGCATTGAAGATCTGATTCGCTACCGCCTCGATAACGAACGCTTTGTGGTGCGATCGGCTCAGTGCTCACTACCAACGGAATTCGGATCATTCCTCGCCATTGGTTATTCCAATGAGCTGGACGGCAGTGAGCACGTCGCTCTCGTCAAAGGCGATCCGAACAACCTGAGCGAACCGGTGCTGGTGCGGATGCATTCCGAATGCCTCACGGGTGATGCCTTCGGATCCATGCGTTGCGACTGCCGTGCCCAGCTTCACACTGCGATGAAGCACATTGAAAAAGAAGGTGAAGGTGTTGTTGTCTATCTACGCCAGGAAGGAAGGGGCATCGGTCTGATCAACAAATTCAAGGCCTACAGCCTGCAGGAGGGAGGTCTCGACACCGTTGAAGCCAACGAGAAGCTCGGATTTGCACCTGATCTGCGCAATTACGGAGTCGGTGCGCAGATTCTCAGCGACCTTGGGATTCACCGGCTCAATCTGCTCACCAACAACCCCAGAAAAATCGCAGGCCTGGGCGGCTATGGCCTTGAAGTGGTGAATCGAGTGCCGATGGAATCTCCGATTGGTGATTTCAACGCCAGATATCTGGCCACCAAAAAGGAAAAGCTGGGGCATTTGCTGGATACCATCAAACTCAGCTCTCACTGGGTTCTCTGTCTGGACAGCAACTCCACGGATGACGGGGTTCTTTCTGATCTGCTGCACCGCGTGGAACAGCTCAGCGAGACAAGTGGCCTTCAGTTATACGCCGAACAAGGGCCACGCTTGCTGGCCTTATGGGAACGACCACGCTTCGTCTGGTCGCTGCAGGTCTCAGAACCCGACACGGCTGCGATCAAGTCGATCTTGATCACCATGGCGGGTTGGGCGGAAACCTCAAGACTTGGTCTGCTCCACACCGTGAACGAACAGCAGATCACTCACCCTCCCCAAACACTGGAACGCAAGGAGCTCAAACTCAGCTCATTGGCTGATGCGTCACAGGACACAGCCTGGTTCCCCGAAGGAAACCAGGCCGCCTTACTTCACTGGTCCTGA
- the argC gene encoding N-acetyl-gamma-glutamyl-phosphate reductase: protein MGIQRVAVVGASGYGGLQTLRLLNAHAGFDITYLGGERSAGRCWSEICPFLPLGEDLTVDSPDPDRIAAAADFAVLSLPNGLASQLAPPLLDQGVRVVDLSADYRYRSLDHWASVYVHEARTHQRTDADLCKEAVYGLPEWHGPEIAEARLVAAPGCFPTTSLLPLLPFLKQGLIETEGLIIDAKTGTSGGGRAAKENLLLAEASESISPYGVVGHRHTSEIEQLASSVAGCPIQIQFTPHLVPMVRGLLSTVYARLRDPGLTAEDCTTVLKAVYRHHPCVRVLPVGTYPATKWAKHTNQALLSVQVDGRTGRLVLMSAVDNLMKGQAGQGVQCLNLMAGLPVSEGLPLAPFYP from the coding sequence ATGGGGATTCAACGGGTTGCTGTGGTTGGTGCCTCCGGGTACGGAGGTCTGCAGACCCTTCGCCTCCTGAACGCCCACGCAGGGTTTGACATCACCTACCTGGGAGGTGAGCGATCTGCAGGTCGCTGCTGGAGCGAGATTTGCCCGTTCCTGCCGCTTGGTGAAGACCTCACCGTGGACAGTCCGGATCCGGATCGCATCGCCGCTGCCGCTGATTTTGCGGTGTTGAGTCTTCCTAACGGCCTGGCGAGTCAGCTTGCTCCTCCTCTGCTCGATCAGGGCGTCAGGGTGGTGGATCTTTCCGCTGATTACCGCTACCGCAGCCTTGATCACTGGGCTTCGGTATATGTGCATGAGGCAAGAACCCATCAACGCACTGACGCTGATCTCTGCAAAGAAGCGGTGTATGGGCTCCCTGAGTGGCATGGCCCTGAGATTGCCGAGGCCAGGCTTGTGGCAGCTCCGGGATGTTTTCCCACCACCAGCCTTCTGCCCCTGTTGCCATTCCTCAAACAGGGGCTGATTGAGACCGAAGGTTTGATCATCGATGCCAAAACCGGCACGTCCGGAGGCGGTCGGGCTGCAAAAGAGAATCTGCTCTTGGCCGAAGCATCAGAGTCGATCAGTCCCTATGGCGTTGTGGGGCATCGCCACACATCGGAAATCGAACAGCTCGCCAGCAGCGTGGCGGGATGCCCCATTCAGATTCAGTTCACCCCTCATCTCGTGCCAATGGTCAGGGGTCTTCTCTCAACGGTTTACGCACGATTGAGGGATCCCGGCCTCACCGCCGAAGACTGCACAACGGTTCTCAAAGCGGTGTATCGCCACCACCCCTGCGTCCGCGTGTTGCCTGTGGGAACCTATCCAGCCACCAAATGGGCCAAGCACACCAATCAGGCTCTTCTTTCGGTGCAGGTGGATGGACGCACAGGTCGTCTGGTGCTGATGAGCGCCGTCGACAACCTGATGAAAGGACAGGCTGGCCAAGGGGTGCAGTGTCTGAACCTGATGGCGGGACTACCGGTCAGTGAAGGCCTCCCATTGGCACCCTTCTATCCCTGA
- the purN gene encoding phosphoribosylglycinamide formyltransferase, which yields MDSECYPALIVPAIGTWPRFDSPLRLGVMASGTGTNFEALHNAIACGDLDAQINVLVVNKAGCGARDRAERLGIHCELRDHRLFASREEMDHDLVRTFQNEGVEAIVMAGWMRIVTPVLIDAFPGRLLNIHPSLLPSFKGMDAIGQCLSSGVTVTGCTVHEVLNDVDAGPIVAQAAVPILSDDTRERLSRRIQVQEHRLLPWATALAGQCWRTAAATQG from the coding sequence ATGGACAGCGAGTGTTATCCCGCGTTGATCGTTCCAGCGATCGGGACATGGCCCAGGTTTGATTCACCCTTGCGACTGGGGGTGATGGCCTCAGGAACAGGAACCAATTTCGAAGCGCTTCACAACGCCATCGCCTGCGGCGACCTGGATGCCCAGATCAATGTCCTCGTCGTGAACAAAGCCGGCTGTGGAGCCCGTGATCGAGCCGAGCGGCTGGGGATCCATTGCGAGCTCAGAGACCACCGTCTGTTTGCAAGCAGAGAGGAGATGGATCACGACTTGGTGCGCACGTTCCAGAACGAAGGTGTTGAAGCCATTGTGATGGCCGGATGGATGCGCATCGTGACCCCGGTGCTGATCGATGCCTTCCCAGGCCGATTGCTCAATATCCATCCCTCCCTTCTCCCATCGTTTAAAGGAATGGATGCGATCGGTCAGTGTTTGAGCTCAGGCGTGACCGTGACTGGCTGCACGGTGCACGAAGTGCTGAACGATGTAGATGCCGGCCCAATCGTCGCACAGGCTGCCGTCCCAATCCTCAGTGATGACACCAGGGAGCGACTCAGCCGCCGCATTCAGGTGCAGGAACACCGTTTGCTTCCCTGGGCGACGGCCCTTGCCGGTCAATGCTGGAGAACAGCAGCAGCAACTCAGGGATAG
- a CDS encoding DUF1257 domain-containing protein, translated as MSHLTILPTLVTDLDLLEIALCSEGFKVFRGGVVSSFDTHQSVDLAAVHPSGLQLGWKHSDNQPHFDLVADLAAPQGSGQTEPALRRVLRRYAIHQAMRQAEFLDAETVTAGI; from the coding sequence ATGTCCCATTTGACCATCCTGCCCACATTGGTGACCGATCTCGATCTGCTTGAGATCGCTCTCTGCAGCGAAGGATTCAAGGTCTTTCGAGGTGGAGTCGTGAGCTCCTTCGACACGCATCAGTCGGTTGATCTTGCCGCCGTGCATCCATCCGGTCTGCAGCTGGGCTGGAAACACAGTGATAACCAACCCCATTTCGATCTGGTGGCGGACTTAGCCGCACCTCAGGGTTCCGGACAGACCGAACCCGCTCTGCGACGTGTCTTGCGTCGTTATGCCATTCATCAGGCCATGCGGCAGGCGGAGTTTCTTGACGCTGAGACGGTTACTGCCGGCATCTGA
- a CDS encoding M61 family metallopeptidase — MADVHVALDLGTPASQLLWVELRWSPTQARQTWTLPVWTPGSYTVRDPSQHLHSLTVEQAGEVLVPRRRSPETWELDCHVSEPITLRYALEARQLTVRTNHVDPVFASLCLSAVVMLVEGQRWNPHVLEVLVPSSWSVVCPLPRNNNSFWAEDFDHLVDAPVHAGELHVEMLNVRTVSHELVLIGSPPSGWSTKLPAEIESICSSVCDLMDCDPPSRQPYQLVLQLLDQGYGGLEHDNSSVMQFPWTRLLEEGGTRSLLQLIGHEYLHQWNVRRLRPSEYVPYRYDRPVISEGLWFAEGITSYFDLALPLLSGFSSRLDLLEDLAADLSHVLLNPGTGIQSLADSSREAWVRLYKQSPANARSQISYYRLGTALAFCLDVRLREVGGSLSETLRLLWARLGIHGRGYTRHDLMEVISAHSAELATQLPTWLDDCGSIPVVSCLKALGLELEPVMASHPDAGWTLREADGSVWIDRTVSSGSAESAGLVAGDELLSLRNWRCRNLKRSQQLLQGSEQCQVIYSRRGRIASTELFLKKAGVERHRLAWDPGASREARLLRDQWFQII; from the coding sequence ATGGCCGACGTTCACGTTGCGCTCGATCTCGGCACTCCTGCTTCACAGCTTCTCTGGGTCGAACTTCGATGGAGTCCTACTCAGGCTCGGCAAACCTGGACTCTGCCTGTTTGGACTCCGGGGTCATACACCGTCCGGGATCCCTCCCAGCATCTTCACAGCCTCACCGTTGAGCAGGCTGGGGAAGTTCTCGTCCCCCGTCGCCGTTCACCGGAGACATGGGAGCTGGATTGCCATGTTTCAGAACCGATCACGTTGCGCTACGCCCTAGAAGCGAGGCAGCTGACCGTCCGCACCAATCACGTCGATCCCGTGTTTGCGTCACTCTGCCTTTCCGCAGTCGTGATGTTGGTGGAGGGTCAACGCTGGAATCCACACGTTTTGGAGGTGTTGGTTCCTAGTTCTTGGTCCGTGGTCTGCCCGTTGCCAAGAAACAACAACTCCTTTTGGGCTGAAGACTTCGACCATCTTGTCGATGCACCGGTCCATGCCGGTGAGCTTCATGTCGAGATGCTGAACGTCAGGACCGTGTCTCATGAACTGGTGTTGATCGGCTCTCCGCCTTCGGGATGGTCAACAAAGCTGCCAGCGGAGATCGAATCCATCTGCTCATCAGTGTGCGATCTGATGGATTGCGACCCACCTTCGCGACAGCCTTATCAGCTGGTGTTGCAACTGTTGGATCAGGGTTACGGAGGCTTGGAGCACGACAACTCTTCGGTGATGCAGTTCCCCTGGACTCGCTTACTGGAAGAGGGCGGAACCCGCAGTTTGTTGCAGCTGATTGGCCACGAATATCTGCATCAGTGGAACGTTCGACGACTTCGACCGAGTGAATACGTTCCCTACCGCTACGACCGGCCCGTGATCAGTGAGGGCCTTTGGTTTGCTGAAGGCATCACCAGTTATTTCGACCTGGCCTTGCCTCTGCTTTCCGGTTTTTCCAGTCGTCTGGATCTGCTCGAAGATCTGGCTGCGGATCTTTCTCATGTGCTGTTGAATCCAGGCACCGGCATTCAGTCCCTGGCTGACAGCTCGCGGGAGGCCTGGGTGCGGCTTTACAAGCAGTCCCCCGCCAATGCCCGGAGTCAGATCAGTTATTACCGGCTGGGAACCGCATTGGCCTTCTGCCTCGATGTGCGCTTGCGTGAGGTCGGTGGGTCTCTGTCTGAAACCCTGCGTTTGTTGTGGGCCCGACTTGGCATCCATGGGCGGGGTTATACCCGCCACGATTTGATGGAGGTCATCTCGGCCCACTCCGCTGAACTGGCCACACAACTGCCAACTTGGCTCGATGACTGTGGCTCGATCCCGGTCGTGTCCTGTCTGAAAGCTCTTGGTCTTGAGCTCGAGCCTGTGATGGCATCTCATCCCGATGCGGGATGGACCCTGCGTGAAGCGGATGGAAGTGTGTGGATTGATCGCACGGTGTCGTCTGGTTCCGCTGAATCCGCTGGTCTGGTTGCAGGCGATGAGTTGCTGTCACTCAGGAATTGGCGTTGCCGAAACCTGAAACGCAGCCAGCAGCTGCTGCAAGGTTCGGAGCAATGTCAGGTGATCTACAGCCGTCGTGGCCGGATTGCCAGCACGGAGCTATTCCTGAAGAAGGCCGGGGTGGAACGCCACCGATTGGCCTGGGACCCTGGTGCGTCCAGGGAGGCTCGTTTGCTCCGCGATCAATGGTTCCAGATCATCTGA
- a CDS encoding N-acetylmuramoyl-L-alanine amidase produces MVPDHLNRVWLKSLGLLRHPGAGILLATTSTLVLVLSLVGFTAEKSTEGVARKPSLLDLLDEVARDSDPDKVLPGQQPDAPKGSAWSSPLARQCSGIDQSTRSRLLAKRRKLPQLRQSIPADPTNYGDRFRSNPWGQAINPAPRVVVLHETVYSLSSAVNTFLTPHPRDEDQVSYHSLVGLDGSIVDVVDPLKRAYGAGYSAFLGEWAVTNAEFDGSVNNFALHLSLETPDDGHGSHGDHSGYTAAQYDALALVLDGWLERFEIDPAAITTHRHVDLGGARADPRSFSWSELQNRLAALGKLCQA; encoded by the coding sequence ATGGTTCCAGATCATCTGAACCGTGTGTGGCTCAAGTCTCTTGGCTTGCTGCGCCATCCAGGAGCTGGAATTCTGCTGGCGACAACATCCACGCTGGTGCTAGTGCTGTCGTTGGTTGGTTTCACCGCAGAAAAGTCCACTGAAGGAGTCGCTCGCAAGCCTTCCCTCTTGGATTTGTTGGATGAAGTCGCTCGCGACTCCGATCCGGACAAGGTCCTGCCCGGACAGCAACCTGATGCTCCAAAAGGTTCGGCCTGGTCATCACCTCTTGCTCGGCAGTGTTCGGGGATTGATCAGTCGACGCGCAGTCGACTTCTCGCCAAGCGCCGCAAACTGCCTCAGCTGCGTCAATCCATTCCTGCTGACCCAACCAATTACGGAGACCGCTTCCGCAGCAACCCATGGGGCCAGGCCATCAACCCTGCTCCTCGGGTTGTGGTCCTGCATGAAACGGTCTATTCCCTCAGTTCAGCGGTGAACACATTTCTGACTCCCCATCCCCGTGATGAGGATCAAGTCAGCTATCACTCCTTGGTCGGTCTGGATGGATCGATCGTGGATGTGGTGGATCCACTCAAGCGTGCCTATGGCGCTGGATACTCTGCGTTTCTCGGTGAGTGGGCCGTCACCAATGCAGAGTTCGATGGCTCTGTCAATAACTTTGCACTCCATCTCAGTCTTGAAACACCGGATGATGGGCATGGCAGCCATGGCGACCACAGCGGTTACACGGCTGCTCAGTACGACGCCCTGGCTCTGGTTCTGGATGGATGGCTCGAACGCTTCGAGATCGATCCTGCTGCGATTACCACCCACCGGCATGTTGACCTGGGTGGAGCACGGGCTGATCCCCGCAGCTTCTCCTGGTCCGAACTCCAGAATCGCCTTGCTGCCCTAGGCAAGCTCTGCCAGGCGTAG
- a CDS encoding helicase DnaB codes for MTGWPPLRGINPHSDVAQSSSPLSQESDPDPTDFSAEELEHLQRRFGVHGPQTQLAQLFTRGVDQLQPLRANTLSRLHRLKPVIQREAGRHRINPMLITAILFDEIQHSKPGEDLPFVVHSGLVETHGPAQLGISELIHQGRLPVDPSPQQIAAARDLLMDPDANVELLAAKLARLKGELGLEREAILIASRSYVDAKAIATLAYLHNGKLDYPARVLRYMQDPALHGLIYSTIRPAPLPVI; via the coding sequence ATGACGGGTTGGCCTCCTCTGCGTGGAATCAATCCCCACAGCGATGTAGCGCAGTCATCCTCACCCCTGTCTCAGGAGAGTGATCCCGATCCGACCGATTTCAGTGCCGAAGAGCTCGAACATCTGCAACGCCGGTTTGGCGTCCACGGACCTCAGACGCAACTGGCTCAATTGTTCACCCGAGGGGTGGATCAGCTCCAACCTCTGCGTGCCAACACCCTGTCGAGACTGCACAGGTTGAAACCTGTGATCCAAAGAGAAGCGGGTCGCCACAGGATCAATCCGATGTTGATCACGGCCATTCTCTTCGACGAAATTCAGCACTCCAAACCAGGAGAAGATCTGCCGTTCGTCGTTCACTCAGGTCTTGTGGAGACGCATGGTCCTGCGCAGCTCGGAATCAGTGAGCTGATCCATCAAGGGCGGCTTCCTGTCGATCCGTCCCCGCAGCAGATTGCAGCTGCCCGCGACCTGCTGATGGATCCAGATGCCAATGTGGAACTGCTGGCGGCGAAGCTGGCGCGACTGAAAGGTGAGCTCGGACTGGAGCGAGAAGCAATCCTGATTGCAAGCCGGTCCTATGTCGATGCCAAAGCCATTGCCACCCTGGCCTACTTGCATAACGGCAAATTGGATTATCCCGCCAGGGTCCTGCGCTATATGCAAGACCCTGCACTTCATGGACTGATCTATTCCACGATCCGTCCGGCACCACTTCCTGTGATCTGA